A genomic segment from Pyrodictium occultum encodes:
- a CDS encoding phosphate ABC transporter ATP-binding protein, which produces MAGPVLRVENLNIWYSEKHVVKNVSFEVPDRSVFALMGPSGSGKSTLLRALNRIIDLYEEARVEGHVYFDGIDIYAPDVDPTWVRRRIGMVFQHPNPFPHLSIYDNVAIGPRLNRMVKNKKELDELVRWALEKAFLWDEVKDRLHVPAAKLSGGQKQRLSIARALALKPRLLLMDEPTANLDPVATEKIEELVISLKKEIPIIIVTHNPQQAARISDYTAFLYMGELVEVGPTSRVFTEPRSKLTERYLLRQI; this is translated from the coding sequence ATGGCCGGCCCGGTGCTCCGCGTAGAGAACCTCAACATATGGTATAGCGAGAAGCATGTCGTGAAGAACGTGAGCTTCGAGGTGCCGGACCGGAGCGTGTTCGCCCTAATGGGCCCCAGCGGCTCGGGCAAGTCGACGCTGCTGCGGGCGCTCAATAGGATAATCGACCTCTACGAGGAAGCCAGGGTGGAAGGCCACGTATACTTCGACGGTATCGACATCTATGCGCCGGACGTCGATCCCACCTGGGTGCGCCGCAGGATAGGGATGGTGTTCCAGCACCCCAACCCGTTCCCCCACCTGAGCATATACGATAACGTGGCCATAGGCCCCCGGCTCAACAGGATGGTTAAGAACAAGAAGGAGCTCGACGAGCTGGTCCGCTGGGCCCTAGAGAAGGCCTTCCTCTGGGACGAGGTGAAGGATCGCCTGCACGTGCCGGCTGCGAAGCTCAGCGGCGGCCAGAAGCAGAGGCTCAGCATAGCCCGTGCCCTGGCGCTGAAGCCCCGGCTGCTCCTCATGGATGAGCCCACGGCCAACCTGGATCCCGTGGCGACGGAGAAGATAGAGGAGCTCGTGATAAGCCTGAAGAAGGAGATACCGATAATCATAGTGACTCATAACCCGCAGCAGGCAGCCCGGATATCCGACTACACCGCATTCCTCTACATGGGCGAGCTGGTCGAGGTGGGGCCGACAAGCAGGGTGTTCACGGAGCCCCGCAGCAAGCTGACCGAGAGGTATCTGCTCCGCCAGATCTAG
- a CDS encoding shikimate kinase, producing the protein MERSRSRAHAALGLVNAIGTGGLGAAAALDLWVEVEVWRCSSPRGYTVTRGERVEIHPAILESVSEAAAGLLGRSPGPVCARGSSDIPLEAGLKGSSALVNALLEAVLRLHGVSVGVEELARLGVEAARRAGLTVTGALDDHLAVSGCGGYATDNTRQAIVARMPRVSGYAAVVVPGRRSIRSIDPGSFAKYRRLYMAAWRLLESGDWLSAATVNGAATMLATGGEPGRLLGLLGEEGALAVGVSGKGPAAYIVAGSRGEAERLLEPLAAALGAGEALTARILPCPGGEAGPRP; encoded by the coding sequence TTGGAGCGCTCACGGAGCAGGGCCCACGCCGCGCTGGGGCTGGTGAACGCTATAGGCACCGGCGGCCTGGGGGCCGCCGCGGCCCTCGACCTCTGGGTCGAGGTCGAGGTGTGGAGGTGCAGCAGCCCCAGGGGCTACACGGTCACGAGGGGCGAGAGGGTCGAGATACACCCGGCTATACTGGAGTCCGTCTCCGAGGCGGCCGCCGGGCTCCTGGGCCGCAGCCCCGGCCCCGTGTGCGCCCGCGGCTCCTCCGATATCCCCCTGGAGGCCGGGTTGAAGGGGAGCAGCGCCCTGGTGAACGCGCTCCTCGAGGCCGTGCTGAGGCTCCACGGCGTGAGCGTGGGGGTGGAGGAGCTGGCTAGGCTGGGGGTTGAGGCTGCGAGGCGGGCAGGGCTCACCGTGACCGGGGCGCTGGACGACCATCTAGCGGTCAGCGGCTGCGGGGGCTACGCCACCGACAACACCAGGCAGGCCATAGTCGCCAGGATGCCGAGGGTGAGCGGCTACGCTGCAGTAGTGGTGCCGGGGAGGAGGAGCATAAGGAGCATAGACCCGGGCAGCTTCGCGAAGTACAGGAGGCTCTACATGGCTGCCTGGAGGCTGCTCGAGAGCGGCGACTGGCTCTCAGCAGCCACCGTTAACGGCGCCGCAACCATGCTGGCCACAGGGGGCGAGCCGGGGAGGCTCCTAGGCCTTCTAGGGGAGGAGGGCGCGCTCGCAGTAGGAGTCTCGGGCAAGGGGCCCGCCGCCTACATAGTGGCCGGCTCCAGGGGCGAGGCGGAGAGGCTCCTAGAGCCCCTGGCGGCGGCGCTAGGCGCGGGGGAGGCTCTGACCGCGAGGATACTGCCATGCCCCGGCGGGGAGGCCGGCCCACGCCCGTAG